A portion of the Blastochloris tepida genome contains these proteins:
- a CDS encoding sulfur relay protein DsrC: protein MIQISDLMIAHPELVSFRQLETLVEAAAASGEIHLYFDIKPEFADTPRDWDMRLELIFLSAQARPDAGTAQ, encoded by the coding sequence ATGATCCAGATCAGCGACCTGATGATCGCCCATCCCGAGCTTGTGAGCTTCCGCCAGCTTGAGACGCTGGTGGAGGCGGCGGCCGCCTCGGGCGAGATCCACCTCTATTTCGACATCAAGCCGGAATTCGCCGATACGCCGCGCGACTGGGACATGCGGCTCGAACTGATCTTCCTGTCGGCGCAGGCGCGCCCCGATGCAGGCACGGCGCAATGA
- a CDS encoding DUF6967 family protein — protein sequence MTDKTRLDVIVAPYGREVRLDEVPFESGMRLLRITIREGRRFTVLDLDARSAAEWGRVMTEWSNSQAGCDSSRCAS from the coding sequence ATGACCGACAAGACCCGGCTCGATGTGATCGTCGCCCCTTATGGGCGGGAGGTGCGGCTCGACGAGGTGCCGTTCGAGAGCGGCATGCGCCTGCTGCGCATCACGATCCGGGAGGGCCGGCGCTTCACCGTCCTCGATCTCGATGCGCGAAGCGCGGCCGAGTGGGGGCGGGTCATGACCGAATGGTCGAACAGCCAGGCCGGTTGTGACTCGAGCCGCTGCGCCTCATAA
- a CDS encoding NAD(P)/FAD-dependent oxidoreductase, which produces MAHIVILGAGLGGVIMAYEMKDQMGKGDTLTVITKDPIYHFVPSNPWVAVNWRTREAVEVDLAPVFARRGIDFRPMPATRVHPDQNRVDLADGSSISYDFLIIATGPELAFDEIEGLGPEGYTTSICHVDHATEAAAKFEEFCKNPGPIVTGAVQGASCFGPAYEYTFILDTELRRRRIRDKVPMTFVTAEPYIGHLGLDGVGDTKGLLEGEMRQHHIKFITSARVKAVEPGKMTIEEIADDGSIKKTTELPFAFSMMLPSFRGIGALRGIEGLVNPRGFVLIDQHQQNPTYRNVFAVGVCVAIPPIGPTPVPCGIPKTGFMIESMVTATANNIAQILRGEQPTHQGTWNAVCLADFGDSGVAFVAQPQIPPRNVNWSSSGVWVHNAKIAFEKYFIRKMRRGESEPFYEKAMLDILGIGKLKKVTTD; this is translated from the coding sequence GTGGCACATATCGTGATCCTGGGCGCCGGCCTCGGCGGCGTCATCATGGCCTACGAGATGAAGGATCAGATGGGGAAGGGAGACACCCTCACCGTCATCACCAAGGATCCGATCTATCATTTCGTTCCGTCGAATCCGTGGGTGGCTGTCAATTGGCGGACGCGCGAGGCGGTCGAGGTCGATCTCGCCCCGGTGTTCGCCCGGCGCGGCATCGATTTCCGGCCGATGCCGGCGACCCGGGTGCATCCGGACCAGAACCGTGTCGATCTCGCCGACGGCTCGTCGATCTCCTACGACTTCCTGATCATCGCCACCGGTCCGGAGCTGGCGTTCGACGAGATCGAGGGGCTCGGGCCGGAGGGCTACACCACCTCGATCTGCCACGTCGACCACGCCACCGAGGCGGCCGCCAAGTTCGAGGAGTTCTGCAAGAACCCCGGCCCGATCGTCACCGGCGCGGTGCAGGGCGCCTCCTGTTTTGGCCCGGCCTACGAGTACACCTTCATCCTCGACACCGAGCTGCGCCGGCGCCGCATCCGCGACAAGGTGCCGATGACCTTCGTGACCGCCGAACCCTATATCGGCCACCTCGGGCTCGACGGCGTCGGCGACACCAAGGGCCTGCTCGAAGGCGAGATGCGCCAGCACCACATCAAGTTCATCACCAGCGCCCGGGTGAAGGCGGTCGAGCCCGGCAAGATGACCATCGAGGAGATCGCCGACGACGGCTCGATCAAGAAGACCACCGAGTTGCCGTTCGCCTTCTCGATGATGCTGCCGTCGTTCCGCGGCATCGGAGCGCTGCGCGGCATCGAGGGTCTGGTCAATCCGCGCGGCTTCGTGCTGATCGACCAGCACCAGCAGAACCCGACCTACAGGAACGTGTTCGCGGTCGGCGTCTGCGTCGCCATTCCGCCGATCGGGCCGACGCCGGTTCCCTGCGGCATCCCCAAGACCGGCTTCATGATCGAGTCGATGGTGACGGCGACCGCCAACAACATCGCCCAGATCCTGCGCGGCGAACAGCCCACCCACCAGGGCACCTGGAACGCCGTCTGCCTCGCCGACTTCGGCGATTCCGGCGTCGCCTTCGTCGCCCAGCCGCAGATTCCGCCGCGCAATGTCAACTGGTCGTCGTCCGGCGTCTGGGTGCACAATGCCAAGATCGCCTTCGAGAAATACTTCATCCGCAAGATGCGCCGCGGCGAGAGCGAGCCGTTCTACGAGAAGGCGATGCTCGACATCCTCGGCATCGGCAAGCTGAAGAAGGTCACCACCGACTGA
- a CDS encoding YeiH family protein, translating into MSLDKPAGGEGAATGPLGSAIALAPGLVLCAILAFVSVQIEPWGTKAMLALVGTPVTITAPVIALLIGMAFHPLVARPAFTPGMTFAIKKLLRWAIALFGLKIALSDIIGLGLGTAVMVIVSMAATLASGVALARLLGRSDSYGAIAGGATAVCGASAALATASVLPHYKGRESDMAFVAVTVNILATLAMVFYPPICAGLGFDERTIGIFLGATIHDVAQVVGAGYAVSDTAGNVATVVKLFRVFMLLPVVLLVGWWFAAEGGDVHKAKVPVPVFAIMFLVFVAINSVGILPVEIKSALVEASRWGLLIAIAALGFNTSLATILRIGPQHLLVVLGATLVIFVLPLVWLLILG; encoded by the coding sequence ATGTCGCTCGACAAGCCTGCCGGAGGCGAGGGGGCGGCGACCGGCCCTCTCGGGTCGGCGATCGCCCTCGCGCCGGGTCTCGTTCTCTGCGCCATTCTCGCCTTCGTCTCGGTCCAGATCGAGCCGTGGGGCACCAAGGCGATGCTGGCGCTGGTCGGCACGCCCGTCACCATCACCGCACCGGTGATCGCGCTCCTCATCGGCATGGCGTTCCACCCGCTGGTCGCGCGGCCGGCCTTCACGCCGGGCATGACGTTTGCCATCAAGAAGCTGCTGCGCTGGGCGATCGCGCTGTTCGGCCTGAAGATCGCGCTGTCTGACATCATCGGCCTGGGCCTGGGAACGGCGGTCATGGTCATCGTGTCGATGGCGGCCACTTTGGCGTCCGGCGTGGCGCTGGCCCGCCTGCTCGGCCGCAGCGATTCCTACGGCGCGATCGCCGGCGGCGCCACGGCGGTGTGCGGCGCCTCGGCGGCGCTGGCCACGGCCTCGGTGCTGCCGCACTACAAGGGCCGCGAGTCCGACATGGCGTTCGTCGCGGTCACGGTGAACATCCTGGCGACGCTGGCCATGGTGTTCTACCCGCCGATCTGCGCCGGGCTGGGGTTCGACGAGCGCACCATCGGCATCTTCCTCGGCGCCACCATCCACGACGTCGCCCAGGTGGTCGGTGCCGGCTATGCGGTGTCGGACACCGCCGGCAATGTCGCCACCGTGGTCAAGCTGTTCCGCGTCTTCATGCTGCTGCCGGTGGTGCTTCTGGTCGGCTGGTGGTTCGCGGCCGAGGGCGGCGACGTGCACAAGGCGAAGGTGCCGGTGCCGGTGTTCGCCATCATGTTCCTGGTGTTCGTCGCCATCAACAGCGTCGGCATCCTGCCGGTGGAGATCAAGTCGGCGCTGGTCGAGGCGTCGCGCTGGGGCCTGCTGATCGCCATCGCCGCGCTCGGCTTCAACACCTCGCTCGCCACCATTTTGCGCATCGGCCCGCAGCATCTGCTCGTGGTGCTGGGCGCGACCCTGGTGATCTTCGTCCTGCCCTTGGTGTGGCTGCTGATCCTCGGATAG
- the dsrE2 gene encoding sulfur carrier protein DsrE2, protein MAEAANGDGNAKTMTIIVTKGTLDWAYPPFILATTAAAMGVEVTMFFTFYGLSLLQKKLDLQVSPLGNPAMKMPMMGMHMGMPNIVAMLPGVEAGATAMMKNMIKNKGVASVEELREAAIEADVKIIACQMTMDLFELKTEDMIPGVALGGAATYMEKALASDINLYI, encoded by the coding sequence ATGGCTGAGGCGGCGAACGGCGACGGCAATGCGAAGACGATGACGATCATCGTCACCAAGGGCACGCTCGATTGGGCATATCCGCCCTTCATCCTGGCCACCACGGCGGCGGCGATGGGCGTCGAGGTGACCATGTTCTTCACCTTCTACGGCCTGTCGCTGCTGCAGAAGAAGCTCGATCTCCAGGTGTCGCCGCTCGGCAATCCGGCGATGAAGATGCCGATGATGGGCATGCACATGGGCATGCCCAACATCGTCGCCATGCTGCCGGGCGTCGAGGCCGGGGCCACGGCGATGATGAAGAACATGATCAAGAACAAGGGTGTGGCCTCGGTGGAGGAGCTGCGCGAGGCGGCGATCGAGGCCGACGTCAAGATCATCGCCTGCCAGATGACGATGGATCTGTTCGAGCTCAAGACCGAGGACATGATCCCCGGCGTCGCGCTCGGGGGGGCCGCCACCTACATGGAGAAGGCGCTGGCCTCCGACATCAATCTCTACATCTGA
- a CDS encoding sulfurtransferase TusA family protein, translated as MADKVLDAKGLNCPLPILRAKKTLKEVPSGGTLEVLATDPGSVADFAAFCRSTGNELLESSSADGVYRFLIKHTG; from the coding sequence ATGGCCGACAAGGTGCTCGACGCCAAGGGGCTCAACTGCCCGCTGCCGATTCTGCGTGCCAAGAAGACGCTGAAGGAGGTGCCGTCGGGCGGTACGCTCGAGGTGCTGGCGACCGATCCGGGCTCGGTTGCCGACTTCGCCGCCTTCTGCCGCTCGACCGGCAACGAGCTGCTCGAATCGTCGTCCGCCGACGGCGTCTACCGCTTCCTCATCAAGCACACCGGGTGA
- a CDS encoding ArsR/SmtB family transcription factor — translation MPSVKLKQIKAPLDSEMMLANAQEASDFLKALAHQSRLVILCMLAEGEKSVGELEELLSQRQATVSQQLARLRLDGLVTTRRDGQTIYYSLASDDVRVILGALYEVFCQPKRRRR, via the coding sequence ATGCCGTCTGTCAAGTTGAAACAAATCAAGGCGCCGCTTGATTCCGAGATGATGCTCGCCAACGCCCAGGAGGCGAGCGACTTCCTCAAGGCGTTGGCCCACCAGTCCCGGCTGGTCATCCTGTGCATGCTGGCCGAGGGCGAGAAATCCGTCGGCGAGCTTGAGGAGCTGCTGTCGCAGCGCCAAGCCACCGTGTCCCAGCAGCTCGCCCGGCTGCGGCTGGACGGGCTGGTCACCACCCGGCGCGACGGCCAGACCATCTATTACAGCCTCGCCTCGGACGATGTCCGCGTCATCCTCGGCGCGCTCTACGAGGTGTTCTGCCAGCCCAAGCGCCGCCGCCGCTGA
- a CDS encoding HpcH/HpaI aldolase/citrate lyase family protein: MATSLRPRRSVLYMPGSNARALEKARTLPADCLILDLEDAVAPDAKEVARTQVAAAVKAGGFGLREVFIRINGLDTPWGAADLEAAAAAAPDVILIPKVSDPEDLVRIGRVLAEAGTPEATRVWAMMETPRAMLAALEIADAARDPLTRLAGFVMGTNDLAKDTRARWVPGRAPMLPWLMTCVAAARANGLDIADGVYNALADEEGFKRECAEARDLGFDGKTLIHPNQVAPCNAAFSPTPEEVAWSRTVIAAFDAPEASGKGALQVEGRMVERLHAEMARRVVAIASSIAAREGA, translated from the coding sequence ATGGCCACGTCTCTCCGTCCGCGCCGCAGCGTGCTCTATATGCCGGGCTCCAACGCCCGCGCCCTGGAAAAGGCCCGCACCTTGCCGGCCGACTGCCTGATCCTCGATTTGGAAGATGCGGTGGCGCCCGACGCCAAGGAGGTCGCCCGCACCCAGGTTGCGGCCGCGGTCAAGGCCGGCGGCTTCGGCTTGCGCGAGGTGTTCATCCGCATCAACGGCCTCGACACGCCGTGGGGCGCGGCCGACCTCGAGGCCGCTGCTGCGGCCGCCCCCGACGTCATCCTGATCCCCAAGGTGTCCGACCCCGAGGACCTCGTCCGCATCGGCCGGGTGCTGGCCGAGGCCGGCACGCCGGAGGCGACGCGGGTGTGGGCGATGATGGAGACGCCGCGGGCCATGCTGGCGGCGCTGGAGATCGCCGACGCGGCGCGCGATCCCCTCACCCGGCTTGCCGGCTTCGTGATGGGCACCAACGATCTGGCCAAGGACACCCGCGCCCGCTGGGTGCCGGGCCGCGCCCCGATGCTGCCCTGGCTGATGACCTGCGTCGCCGCCGCCCGCGCCAACGGCCTCGACATCGCCGACGGCGTCTACAATGCGCTCGCCGACGAGGAAGGGTTCAAGCGCGAATGCGCTGAGGCCCGCGACCTCGGCTTCGACGGCAAGACGCTGATCCACCCCAATCAGGTCGCCCCCTGCAACGCCGCCTTCTCGCCGACGCCGGAGGAGGTCGCGTGGTCGCGCACGGTGATCGCCGCGTTCGATGCGCCCGAAGCTTCAGGAAAGGGTGCGCTGCAGGTCGAGGGCAGGATGGTCGAGCGCCTGCACGCCGAGATGGCGCGCCGGGTGGTGGCCATCGCCTCGTCCATCGCCGCCCGCGAGGGAGCCTGA
- a CDS encoding MaoC family dehydratase, translated as MHPKTSAGNFFEDFRLGQMIRHAVPRTVTVGDVSLYTALYGMRFAVQSSDAFAATVGYPRSPVDDLLVFHIVFGKTVPDVSLNAIANLGYAGGRFLKPVYPGDTLHAVSEVIGLKENSNRKTGVVYVRSTGFNQHGEEVLDYVRWVMVRKRDESAPVVEQHVPTLPKALAPAALGTACPRIDTAEWNEALAGSPYRYDDYEVGERIDHVDGMTVEEAEHQIATRLYQNTAKVHFNQHSEGKGRFGRRLIYGGHVISLARALSFNGLANAFHVAAINGGRHVAPLFAGETVFAWSEVLDKQPLPARSDVGALRIRTIATKDKPTTLFPDKTGEDYDPAVILDFDYWVLLPR; from the coding sequence ATGCACCCCAAGACCTCCGCCGGCAATTTCTTCGAGGACTTCCGCCTCGGCCAGATGATCCGCCACGCCGTGCCGCGCACGGTGACGGTGGGCGACGTCAGCCTCTATACCGCGCTCTACGGCATGCGCTTTGCGGTGCAGTCGTCGGACGCCTTCGCCGCCACGGTCGGCTATCCCAGGAGCCCGGTCGACGACCTGCTGGTGTTCCACATCGTGTTCGGCAAGACGGTGCCGGACGTGTCGCTGAACGCCATCGCCAATCTCGGCTATGCCGGCGGGCGGTTCCTGAAGCCGGTCTATCCCGGCGACACGCTGCATGCGGTGTCCGAGGTGATCGGGCTGAAGGAGAACTCCAACCGCAAGACCGGCGTGGTCTATGTCCGCTCCACCGGCTTCAACCAGCACGGCGAGGAAGTGCTCGACTATGTGCGCTGGGTGATGGTGCGCAAGCGCGACGAGAGCGCCCCAGTTGTCGAGCAGCACGTGCCGACGCTGCCCAAGGCGCTGGCGCCCGCCGCGCTCGGCACCGCCTGCCCGCGCATCGACACCGCCGAGTGGAACGAGGCGCTGGCCGGCAGCCCCTACCGCTATGACGACTATGAGGTCGGTGAGCGGATCGACCATGTCGACGGCATGACGGTGGAGGAGGCCGAGCATCAGATCGCCACCCGCCTCTATCAGAACACCGCCAAGGTGCACTTCAACCAGCATTCCGAGGGCAAGGGCCGGTTCGGCCGGCGGCTGATCTATGGCGGCCACGTCATCTCGCTCGCCCGCGCGCTGTCGTTCAACGGCCTCGCGAATGCCTTCCACGTCGCCGCCATCAATGGCGGGCGGCACGTGGCGCCGCTGTTCGCCGGCGAGACGGTTTTCGCGTGGAGCGAGGTGCTGGACAAGCAGCCGCTGCCGGCGCGCAGCGATGTCGGCGCGCTGCGCATCCGCACCATCGCCACCAAGGACAAGCCGACAACGCTGTTCCCCGACAAGACCGGCGAGGACTACGACCCGGCGGTGATCCTTGACTTCGACTACTGGGTGCTGCTGCCGCGGTAG
- a CDS encoding LysR substrate-binding domain-containing protein, translating into MRFDLIDLDLFRHVAEAGSITAGAARANLALAAASTRLRKMEASLGAALLVRGRQGVTPTNAGRTLLQHARLMLAHAEQMNAELAAYSGGLAGQVRVLSNTNALTEFLPEALSAFLAANPKISVDIEERLSDEIVVLIAEGVADIGIVAGTVDTGSLETFPFRSDRFVLVVAADAPLAAEGRVTFSDVLDHDFVGLDRASALQRFLADKAARIGRQLRLRVQLRSFDAVCRMVECGVGLGIVPQSTANRAMRAMAIRTVDLDDPWAQRELTICVRRMVELAPYSRRLVEHLRDQPGLDAPSRPSPLAGEGAERS; encoded by the coding sequence ATGCGCTTCGACCTGATCGACCTCGACCTGTTCCGCCACGTCGCCGAGGCCGGCAGCATCACCGCCGGCGCGGCGCGGGCCAATCTGGCGCTGGCGGCGGCCTCCACCCGCCTGCGCAAGATGGAGGCCTCGCTCGGCGCGGCGCTTTTGGTGCGCGGCCGCCAGGGCGTGACCCCCACCAATGCCGGACGCACGCTGCTGCAGCACGCCCGGCTGATGCTGGCCCATGCCGAGCAGATGAATGCCGAGCTTGCCGCCTATTCCGGCGGGCTCGCCGGTCAGGTGCGGGTGCTGTCCAACACCAATGCGCTCACCGAGTTTCTGCCCGAGGCGCTGAGCGCCTTTCTCGCCGCCAATCCCAAGATCAGCGTCGATATCGAGGAGCGGCTGTCCGACGAGATCGTGGTGCTGATCGCCGAGGGCGTGGCCGACATCGGCATCGTCGCCGGCACGGTCGATACCGGCTCGCTCGAAACCTTCCCATTCCGCTCCGACCGTTTCGTGCTGGTGGTGGCGGCCGATGCGCCGCTGGCGGCGGAAGGCCGCGTCACCTTCTCCGACGTGCTGGACCATGATTTCGTCGGGCTCGACCGCGCCTCGGCGCTGCAGCGCTTCCTCGCCGACAAGGCGGCGCGCATCGGCCGGCAGCTGCGCCTGCGGGTGCAGCTGCGCTCATTCGACGCGGTCTGCCGCATGGTGGAATGCGGGGTCGGGCTCGGCATCGTGCCGCAGAGCACGGCGAACCGCGCCATGCGCGCCATGGCCATCCGCACCGTCGATCTCGACGACCCCTGGGCCCAGCGCGAGCTCACCATCTGCGTGCGGAGAATGGTCGAGCTTGCGCCCTACAGCCGCCGGCTGGTCGAGCATCTGCGAGACCAGCCGGGGCTGGACGCGCCGTCTCGTCCCTCGCCCCTTGCAGGAGAGGGGGCCGAGCGATCCTGA